CGAGCGGGCGATCGCCTATCTCGACCTCGAGCCGTACCGCGGCCGGTTCCTCGACGAGCTGTCGGGCGGGCAGCGCCAGCGCGCCTTCATCGCGATGGTGCTCGCCCAGGACACGAAGTACGTGCTGCTGGATGAGCCGCTCAACAACCTCGACCTGCGGCACCAGACCGCGATCATGAAGCTCGTGCGCCGCATGGCCGATGAGCTCGGCCTGCGCGTGATCGTCGTTCTGCACGACATCAACTTCGCCGCGACGTACGCCGACCGGATCGTCGCGATGCGCGACGGCCGCATCGTCGCGGACGCGCCGAGCGCCGAGATCATGCGTCCCGATGTGCTGGAGGCCGTCTACGACACCGCGGTGGACGTGCGCGAGATCGACGGCCGTCGCGTCGCGCTGTACTACAGCTGACCGCTCCCGGACGAGAGCGGGCGGATCCTGCCGCGCGCCCGCCGTATCCCGAGGCGCGCCGCCGCCGGGGCTAGAGGCGAGCGCCGTCGTCGTATTCGTCGCGACCGGGATGGTCGCCCTTGCGTCCCTCGAAGGCGAGGAAGAGCCCGAGGGACACCAGCAGCCCGATCAGCAGCCCGAGCCACACGTTGCCGAGAGAGGCAGCGCCCACGATCGCACCGATCGCGAGCACCGCGGCGCTGCGCAGGATGAGCCACATGGCTTCAGGCTACGCGCCCGCCTCGCGGGCCGCGCGGCGTTCGAGGCCGTCGAGCAGCAGGTCGAGGCCGAACTCGAACTCGCTCTGGTCGTCGCACCAGCCGAGTGTGGATCCCGGATCGTCGTGGGCGATGTGGGCGAGCATCTCGATGAGGTTCGGCGCCTCCGACGCCATCTGCGCGAGCAGCTCGGGCGACGCGTCCTGGTCCGCGGAGCCGGCGGGGTCGAACAGCTCCTGCGTGAAGCCGTAGGCGCGGCTCCCGAGCGCGTGCATCGCGTGGTGGACGAGGTCGTGCGACAGCCCGCCGAGGCGCAGCAGGCCGACGAACCCGTCGGTGTAGCGCACGATCTGCGGCCCGAAGGCGGTGCGGCTCTCGAACACCCCCGGCGCCCAGGGGTGGCGCAGCATGACCTGCCGCGCGGTGAGGATGCGTCGGCGCAGCGCCGCCTTCCACTCGGCGGCTTCGGGCGCGGGCAGCTCCGCGACGGCTGCCTGGATCTCGCCCGCGATCGCGTCCGCGACGCCGTCGAGCAGATCGTCCTTGTTCGCGACGTGGTGGTAGAGCGACATCGCCTCGACGCCGAGCTCGGCGGCGAGGCTGCGCATCGTGAGTCCGCCGATGCCTTTGCGGTCGGCGAGGGCGACGGCGGTGTCGAGCACGCGCGCGCGGGTGAGGGCGGTCCGCGGAGTCGTCGTGTCGGTCATCGTGCTCAGATTCTAGGCGCGAGATCTTGTGCCCCTTACGGTGTACGGCTACCTTACGAAGTAAGGCTTACAATGTAAGGGAGACATCATGTGGATCTGGATCCTCGCCACGGCGGGCGCGGTGATCGCGCTCGCCGTGCTGCTGCTGGTCGCGCTGATCCTGTCGATGCGCGCCAAGTGGGAGCCGGGGCTGCGCTTCGTGCGGCACCTCGGCCGCGACCACTTCAACAAGGCGGCGCTGCGCACGGCGGGCGCTCCCGGCTCGGGGACGCACGTCATCCGCAACCGCGGACGCCGCTCCGGCCGCACGTACCGCACGCCCATCGCCCTGACCGCGACCGACGACGGCTGGATCGTCATGCTGCCCTACGGCACGACGCCCGACTGGCTGAAGAACGTGCTCGCGGCGGGTGAGGCCGAGGTGGAGATCGACGGAGGCGTGCACGCCGTGACCGACCCGCGCGTCGTGTCCCGCGCCGAAGTGGGGCATCGACTGCCGCGCTTCGATCGGCTGGTGGCGCGGCTGTTCGGGGTCGACCAGCTGCTGCAGCTGCGGCGGGCGGCGGTTGCCGCCGACGCCGAGCGGGTGGCGCGATGAGGGCAGTGCTGCGCGACGCCTACGGCGGCCCCGAGGTGCTGCGCGTCGGCGAGGTCGCGACGCCCCGGCCCGGGCCCGGCGAAGTGCTCGTGCGGGTGCGGGCGAGCTCGCTCAACACCGCCGATCTCGACCAGCTGCGCGGTCTGCCGCGCATCGCCCGTGTCGAGGGGGTGCGTCGGCCGCGCTCGCCCCACATGGGCCTCGACGTGGCGGGGGAGGTCGAGGAGGTCGGGTCCGGGGTGCGCGACCTCGAGCGAGGCGACAGGGTGTGGGCCGACCTGTTCTCGCACGGCCATGCGGCGCTCGCCGACTACGTCCGCGTGCCGGCCGACGCGTCCTCGCGCATCCCCGACGGCGTCTCGTTCGTCGACGCCGCCACTGTGCCGCACTCCGGGCTCCTCGCGTTGCAGGGGCTGCGCGCCGCGGCACCCTTTCGCGCCGGCACGCGCGTGCTGATCAACGGCGCAGGCGGATGCGTGGGGCCGTTCGCCATCCAGCTCGCCGTTTCGCGCGGCGCGCACGTGACGGGTGTGGACTCGGCCGACAAGGCCGACCTGATGCGCGCGGCCGGCGCGCACGAGGTGATCGACTACGTCACCGAGGACGTCACGCGGTCCGGGAAGCGGTACGACGTCGTGCTCGACATCGCCGACACCCGAGGCATCCTCGCGATGCGGCGCTGCCTCAAGCGCGGCGGGCGGTACTCGCTGATCGCACGGCGCCTCGGCTCGTTCGCGCGGTACGTGCTGGCCGGCCCGCTCGTGGGCAGGCTGACCGGCACGCGGATGGGCACGATCCTGTGGAAGCCGAACCGCCGCGCCTACCTCGACGAGTTCGTGGCGCTGCTGGCGGCGGGCGAGGTGCGGCCGCTGATCGACAGCACGTGGGCGCTCGACGACGCGGTCACGGCGTTCGAGCACCTCGCATCCGGCCGCGCGCGCGGCAAGGTCGTCGTCGTGCCCTGAGGCGGCACACTGCCGCCGGTGACCTGCCGCCGGTGTCCTAGCGCGCCCGTGCCCTAGCGCGCCCGGTGGTCCTCGGGATGCAGGCGCGGGGCGCGGCGCGGCTCGCGCACCCCCGACGCCAGGATGTAGCGGATCACGCGCTGCCGCTGCCCGGCCCACGGGGCGAGCAGCTCGAGCATGCCGTCGTCCTCCACGCGGGTGCCGGTCAGGGCGTAGCCGACCTGGTGCGCGAGGTGGAAGTCGCCGACGCTGACGGCGTCGGGATCGCCCAGCGCGCGGATCCGGGTCTCGGCGGCGGTCCAGGGTCCGATGCCCGGCAGCGAGGTCAGGATCGCATCCCGCGCGTCGGGTGCGCACGCCGCGATCGCGCGCACGAGCGCGTCGCCGCGCCGGGCGGCGAGCACGATGGCGCGGCTCTGCGGCGGCTCGAGCCCCGCTCGATGCCAAACCCAGGAAGGGATGCGGCGCCAGCCGTCGATCGTCGGCGGCGCGAACATCGGCTTCGGAGTCGGCCCCGGAACGCGCTCGCCGAACCAGGTCACAAGGCGTCGCCAGGCCGAGAATGCCTGGATCGCCGTGACCTTCTGCTCGGTGACCGACTGCACGAGCGCGTCGAAGAGCATGTCGCCTCGGCCGAGCCGCAGGCCGGGGTGGCGGTGGTGGGCGTCGGCGATCAGCGGATGCAGCGACGGGTCGAAGCCGTCGTCGTCGTCGAGCGCGCCGCACAGCGCGGGCACCTGCGCGATCGCCCACTCGCGTCCCGGACCCCAGGATGCGGCCCGGACGGATCCGTCGCGCATCTGCCTGAGCGCGATGCTCGCGACGCCCTGCGGCGTGCGGATCGCCCGCCAGATGACGCCGGCGCTCCAGGCCTGCGCGGGGTCACCGGGACCGCGCTGGAACACCGCGACGGTCGCGTACAGGTCGAGCGGTCGCGCCGGGCGGTACACGCTCTCGAGGCGCGGGCCCGGGTCCGGCCGCGGATCGCGTGCACGAACGGCGATGCGCGATTCGAGGGCGGCGGACGGGATCACGGGTTCACGCTACGCGCCGCATCTGACAATCCGGCGGGTCATCTGCGGCGGGGCGATCCCCCGGGTGGGGCGGGTGTCAGAACCGGTCGGGCGACGGGGCGCCGGCGCCGTAGCGCACCGCGACATCCGCGTGGCGGTCGAAGCGGTAGCCGACGCCGCGCACGGTGCGCACGATGTCCTGGAACGCGCCGAGCTTCGAGCGCAGGCGGCGGACGTGGACGTCGATCGTCCGCTCGCCGGGGGCGTCCGCGTCACCCGCGTCCCACAGCGACGACACCAGCTCGCCGCGCTCGATCGTGCGGCCCTCACGCAGCACGAGGTACTGCAGCAGTTCGAACTCCTTGAAGGTGAGGTTCGCCGACTCGCCGTCGATGATCACGCGCTTGCGGGAGATGTCGACCACGACGCCGCGCGCGGCCTCGGCCTGCTCCTCCGACTGGTTCTTGGTGCGGGCGACCGCGCCGGGCTCGTGCAGGGCGAGGCGCACGACGTCGACGTCGCGGCCGCCGGTCTGCTGCGGCGCGAGCGCGACGGCGGCGTACGTCTCGGCGCTCGGCGCGAGCTCGGCGAGCGTGCGACGCAGCGCGTCGACGAGGATCGGCAGGCTGACGCCGTCGGCCGCTGCCTTCAGCTCGTCGAGGCCCACGTACAGGGCGAAGCCGCGCGGGGCGGCCTGCGGCTTGGGGGCGGCGGAAGCCGCGACGGTCTCGGTGCGCTGCTCGGCGACCTGCGGCAGCGGGTGCAGGTGGCGGACGGGCGCGGGGCTCGCGGCGGCCGTGCGGGGCGAGGGGGCCGTGCGGTCGAGGAGGGCGGGGGCGTTCGTCATGATGATGTGTCCTTGCGGAGGTGCACCGGCGGGGTGCGAGTGTGCGTCGGGGTGACCGTTCGCGCTCAGATGGCGAGGGTCAGCGGGTGAGGATCCAGGATCCTCGGCTGCGAGCCCGCGGGGAGCGGGCGAGCCGGAAGGGCGCTGGGATTCGTTCAGCGACACATTCGACAGCACATGGCAACGCGACCGGGCATCATCATCCCGGTAGTCCCGTTCGCCTCCTGGGCGGACAGAAGCGTGGCGTTGTCAGACATGCGGCAATTGTGACCGGGCGTGTCGCGGCATGTCAAACCGTTTCAGCCATCCCCGCGGGTCATGACGCAATGTGACGCGCGGCGGCCGGCACGGCGCGCCATTGTGCACGAAGGGCGTCAGGTTGCGAGGTCGTCGGCCGTGGCGGCGATGTCGTGCAGGAAGCGGATGATCACGTCACGCTGCTCGGGCGTGAGCTGCGCCGCGAGGTCGAACCGTCGGCCATGCGTGCGGCCGATGCTGTCGCGCGCGGCGCGCCGCGTCTGGTCCTCGACCTCGACGATCACGCTGCGGCGGTCGGAGGGGTGCGGCAGGCGCCGCACGTGACCGGCGGCGGCGAGCCTGTCGAGCAGCTTGGTCGTCGACGCGGTCGAGATGCCGAGGTGCGCCGCGATGGCGCCGGGCGTGACGCGCATGCCGTTCTGCTGCCCCGCGATGATGAACCGCAGGGCGCGCATGTCGGTGTCGCCGAGCTTCATGTAGCGGCGCGAGGCCTCGCTCATCCGCTCGTCCGCCTCTCGCCAGGCGCGCATCGCCCGCAGCAGCTCGACGATCTGGTCGATCTCGTGGGGCGGTATCCCCGCGAGCGAGACGATCTCCTGACCCGGGTCGAGGACACGCGGATCGAACATCGACGGATCGTCGTGTTTCGTCTCCTCCGGGCTCACACCGGCATGATACTCCGGCGGGCAGTAACTCGTCTGGGATGTATCTAGCTAAGCTAGCGATATGAGCCGTCGCCCTGCCTCGAACCTCACGCGCCACGATCTGCGGGGTCCGCGCGTTCCCGTCTGGTTGCGCATCCTGCTGCCGGCGGTCCTGATCCTCGTGTGGTTCGCCGCCGCCGCGGTGGGCGGGCCCTACTTCGGCCGGGTCGACGAGGTGTCCTCCAACGACCGGACCGCCTACCTTCCGGCCACGGCCGAGGCGACGGAGGTGCAGGAGCGGCTTCCGGGGTTCACGGAGGGCGACGCCATTCCCGCCGTCGTGGTCTTCTCCTCGGGCGACGAGCTGACGCAGGACGAGCTGGACACGATCGCGGATCGCCTCGCGGAGGCGGCGGAGCAGGACGTCGTGGTCGGGGAGGCGTCGCCGGCCATCCCGTCCGAGGACGGCCGGGCGGTGCAGGCGTTCATCCCGCTCGACAGCGACGCGGATCTCGGGGAGGCGACAGACGAGCTCCGTGCGATCGTCGCGCAGGACCTGCCGAGCGGCGTCGACGTGCACATCACCGGTCCGGCGGGATTCACGAGCGACCTCGTCGGCGCCTTCGCCGGCATCGACGGGCTGCTGCTGGCCGTCGCACTCGCGGCGGTGCTCGTGATCCTGGTGCTCGTCTACCGCTCGCTGCTGCTGCCGATCGCGGTGCTCGCGACGAGCCTGTTCGCCCTGTGCGTCGCGCTGCTGACCGTGTGGTGGCTCGCGAAGGCGGACATCCTGCTGCTCAGCGGCCAGACGCAGGGCATCCTGTTCATCCTCGTGATCGGCGCCGCGACCGACTACGCGCTGCTCTACGTGGCGCGGTATCGCGACGAGCTCGTGCGGACGCCTCACCGGTGGACCGCGACGATGCGCGCGCTGCGGGGATCCGTTGAGCCCATCGTCGCCTCGGGAGGCACGGTGATCGCCGGTCTGCTCTGTCTGCTGCTGAGCGACCTGCGCTCGAACAGCTCGCTCGGCCCGGTCGCGGCGATCGGCATCGTGTTCTCGATCCTGTCGGCGCTGACGCTGCTGCCGGCGATCCTGTACGCCCTCGGGCGGGCTGCCTTCTGGCCGCGGCGACCGCGATTCGACCCCGAGGCTCCGGATGCGGGCGAGGGCGGCGGCGTGTGGGCGAAGCTCGCGCGCCTCGTGTCCCGTCGGCCGCGGACGATCTGGATCGCCACCGCCGCCGTGCTCGCGCTCGGCTGCGTCGGCGTCACGCAGCTGCAGGCCTCGGGCGTCCCGCAGTCCGAGCTCGTGCTCGGATCGTCCGAGGCGAGGGACGGGCAGGAGGTGCTCGGCGAGCACTTCCCGGCCGGGTCGGGCAGCCCCGCCTCGGTCGTCGCGCCCGAGGACCGGCTGCAGGATGCCGCGGATGTGCTGCTCGCGCAGGACGGCGTCGCGGAGGTCGCGGTGATCGTCGACCGCAGCGGCCTGACCGCGCCGGTCACCGAGGACGGGATCGGGGCGTTCGGCCCTCCCGGGACGCCCGCGCCCGACCCGGTGGTGTCGGACGGCGACGTGCTGCTGCAGGCCACCCTGTCGGATGCGGCCGACTCGCTCGAGGCCGAGGAGACCGTGCGCGAGCTGCGGACCTCCTTGGCCGAGGAGGTGCCCGGCGTGCTCGTCGGCGGCTCGACCGCGACCGACCTGGACACGAACGAGGCGTCGATCCGGGATCGGAACGTGATCGTGCCGATCGTGCTCGGCGTGATCCTCGTGATCCTGATGCTCCTGCTGAGGTCGGTGCTCGCGCCGATCCTGCTGACGCTGACGACCGTGCTGTCGTTCGGGACGGCGATGGGCGTGGCAGCGCTCGTGTTCAACAACGTGCTCGGGTTTCCGGGGGCGGACCCCGCCGTGCCGCTGTACGGCTTCGTGTTCCTCGTCGCCCTGGGCATCGACTACAACATCTTCCTGATGTCGCGGGTGCGCGAGGAGTCGCTCGCGCACGGCACGCGGGAGGGCATCCTGCGCGGGCTGCGCGTGACCGGCGGCATCATCACGTCGGCAGGCCTGGTGCTCGCCGCGACGTTCACGGCGCTGTCGGTCATCCCGGTGCTGTTCCTGGTGCAGATCGCGTTCATCGTGGCGTTCGGCGTGCTGCTGGACACGTTCATCGTGCGCTCGCTGCTCGTGCCCGCGCTCGCGACCGACGTCGGCCGCGCGATCTGGTGGCCGTCGAAGCTCTCCCGCGCGGAGCGGTGAGAGGGACTCAGCCGCAGACATCCGACTGCGATTCGACGTCCTCGTGGACTCGGGGCCGGCCGTCCGCGTCGGTCGTGAACGTGACGAGCCGCTCGTGGCGCGGCGGCCTGGTCAGCGCGACGGGTTCCCCCTCCGCGTCGACCTCCCCGGTCAGCGAGGCGTCGACGCACACGTCCGCCGTGATGCGGGCGCCGGAGCGGGCGGTGCCGGGCGTCGGCGGCGGGTCCACGAAGCGGAAGACGACGACGTGGCGGTAGCCGGTCTGGCGGTGGCCGGTGCCGACGTAGCCGGAGAGGTTCCACTGGAGCGCGTGCATCATGTCCGCGCTGCTCAGGCGGCGGATCGTCGGGACGGTGTCCTCCGTGGGAGTCTGCCGGCGGAAGTCGTCGACGGCGCGCATCCAGTCGCGGTACGTCTGCTCGGCCTCCGAGCGGGCCGGTGCGCACGCCGCCAGACTCAGCGCGGCGACGAGGACCAGGATCGAGGTGACGGTGCGCATCGGCATGTCGCCGACGCTAGAGTCGCGCTCGGCGCGCGTTGCGGTTGTGCACAGCGAATCGCCAGCGGCGATCGATCCCGAGGGTTGTGGACGGACGTAACCTCGGTGCGTGACTGAGTTGACCTTCACCCACGACAAGACCGCGTCGCGCTACGAGCTGCGCCGCGGTGACGATCTGGTGAGCGTTCTCGACTACCGCGACAACGGCCGGACGGTGGCGCTCACCCGCGCGTTCACGAACCCGGCGCACCGTGGCCACGGCTACGCCGCCATCGTGACCGAGCGCGCGGTCGCCGAGATTGAGGCCGCCGGCGACCGCACCGTGCTGCCCGTCTGCTGGTACGTCGCCGACTGGTTCGAGCACCACCCGAGCGTGCCGGGGTGCTGGAGGGCGCGGGCGTCCGCTGACCGCCGCACTCCTCGTGGCGAGCGCGTGCCCCCGATAGCCTGACGCGCATGCGCATCCTGATCATCGGCGGCACCGGCAACATCAGCTCCTACGTCACGACGCTGGCGGTGGAGCGCGGGCATGACGTGACGCTGCTGAACCGCGGCAACAGCGACCTGCCCGACGGTGTCCGCGGACTCGTCGGCGACGCCGGTGATGCGGACTCCATCGCGAGCGCGATCGGCGACGAGACCTTCGACGTCGTGGCGAACTTCCGCAGCTTCTCGCCGCAGCAGGTGACCGACGACATCCGGATCTTCGGCGGGCGCACCGCGCAGTACCTCTATATCTCGAGCGCGTCGGCCTACCAGAAGCCCATCGCGCAGCTGCCGATCGTCGAGTCGACGCCGCTGCGCAACCCGTTCTGGCAGTACTCGCGCGACAAGATCGCGAGCGAGGACCTGCTGGTCGCGGCCTACCGCGACAGCGGCTTCCCGATGACGATCGTCCGGCCGAGCCACACCTACGGGCCGTCGCTGATCCCGCTCGAGGGGGCGTGGACGACGCTGCAGCGGATGATCGAGGGACGCCCGATCGTCGTGCACGGCGACGGCACGAGCTGGTGGACGTTGACGCACTCCCGCGACTTCGCGCGCGCATTCGTGGGGCTGTTCGGCAACCCGCACGCGATCGGACAGGCCGTGCACATCACGAGCGACGAGAGCCTGACATGGGACGAGATCGCGCGGCTGCTGGGACGGGCGCTCGGCGTGGAGCCGGAGATCGTGCATGTCACCTCCGAGGCGATCGCGCGGGAGATCCCGTCGATGGGCCCCGGCCTCGTGGGCGACAAGGCGCACTCCGTGCTGTTCGACAACACGCGGATCAAGCAGCTCGTGCCCGACTGGGTTGCCACGACGCCGTTCTCGGACGGGGCGCGCGAGATCGCCGACTGGTACCGCGCCGACCCGTCGCGGCAGACG
The Microbacterium sp. JZ31 genome window above contains:
- a CDS encoding iron ABC transporter ATP-binding protein, whose amino-acid sequence is MIALENASKRYGGVTVLDEVTVSFGGEGITALIGPNGAGKSTLFGLIGRLTKPDAGRITVDGQDVATASSSELAKVLAVLRQDNHIAARLTVQDLVEFGRFPHSKGRLTVDDRAHIERAIAYLDLEPYRGRFLDELSGGQRQRAFIAMVLAQDTKYVLLDEPLNNLDLRHQTAIMKLVRRMADELGLRVIVVLHDINFAATYADRIVAMRDGRIVADAPSAEIMRPDVLEAVYDTAVDVREIDGRRVALYYS
- a CDS encoding TetR/AcrR family transcriptional regulator, which translates into the protein MTDTTTPRTALTRARVLDTAVALADRKGIGGLTMRSLAAELGVEAMSLYHHVANKDDLLDGVADAIAGEIQAAVAELPAPEAAEWKAALRRRILTARQVMLRHPWAPGVFESRTAFGPQIVRYTDGFVGLLRLGGLSHDLVHHAMHALGSRAYGFTQELFDPAGSADQDASPELLAQMASEAPNLIEMLAHIAHDDPGSTLGWCDDQSEFEFGLDLLLDGLERRAAREAGA
- a CDS encoding nitroreductase family deazaflavin-dependent oxidoreductase: MWIWILATAGAVIALAVLLLVALILSMRAKWEPGLRFVRHLGRDHFNKAALRTAGAPGSGTHVIRNRGRRSGRTYRTPIALTATDDGWIVMLPYGTTPDWLKNVLAAGEAEVEIDGGVHAVTDPRVVSRAEVGHRLPRFDRLVARLFGVDQLLQLRRAAVAADAERVAR
- a CDS encoding NAD(P)-dependent alcohol dehydrogenase, yielding MRAVLRDAYGGPEVLRVGEVATPRPGPGEVLVRVRASSLNTADLDQLRGLPRIARVEGVRRPRSPHMGLDVAGEVEEVGSGVRDLERGDRVWADLFSHGHAALADYVRVPADASSRIPDGVSFVDAATVPHSGLLALQGLRAAAPFRAGTRVLINGAGGCVGPFAIQLAVSRGAHVTGVDSADKADLMRAAGAHEVIDYVTEDVTRSGKRYDVVLDIADTRGILAMRRCLKRGGRYSLIARRLGSFARYVLAGPLVGRLTGTRMGTILWKPNRRAYLDEFVALLAAGEVRPLIDSTWALDDAVTAFEHLASGRARGKVVVVP
- a CDS encoding DNA-3-methyladenine glycosylase family protein codes for the protein MIPSAALESRIAVRARDPRPDPGPRLESVYRPARPLDLYATVAVFQRGPGDPAQAWSAGVIWRAIRTPQGVASIALRQMRDGSVRAASWGPGREWAIAQVPALCGALDDDDGFDPSLHPLIADAHHRHPGLRLGRGDMLFDALVQSVTEQKVTAIQAFSAWRRLVTWFGERVPGPTPKPMFAPPTIDGWRRIPSWVWHRAGLEPPQSRAIVLAARRGDALVRAIAACAPDARDAILTSLPGIGPWTAAETRIRALGDPDAVSVGDFHLAHQVGYALTGTRVEDDGMLELLAPWAGQRQRVIRYILASGVREPRRAPRLHPEDHRAR
- a CDS encoding winged helix-turn-helix domain-containing protein — encoded protein: MTNAPALLDRTAPSPRTAAASPAPVRHLHPLPQVAEQRTETVAASAAPKPQAAPRGFALYVGLDELKAAADGVSLPILVDALRRTLAELAPSAETYAAVALAPQQTGGRDVDVVRLALHEPGAVARTKNQSEEQAEAARGVVVDISRKRVIIDGESANLTFKEFELLQYLVLREGRTIERGELVSSLWDAGDADAPGERTIDVHVRRLRSKLGAFQDIVRTVRGVGYRFDRHADVAVRYGAGAPSPDRF
- a CDS encoding MarR family winged helix-turn-helix transcriptional regulator, giving the protein MFDPRVLDPGQEIVSLAGIPPHEIDQIVELLRAMRAWREADERMSEASRRYMKLGDTDMRALRFIIAGQQNGMRVTPGAIAAHLGISTASTTKLLDRLAAAGHVRRLPHPSDRRSVIVEVEDQTRRAARDSIGRTHGRRFDLAAQLTPEQRDVIIRFLHDIAATADDLAT
- a CDS encoding MMPL family transporter, which translates into the protein MSRRPASNLTRHDLRGPRVPVWLRILLPAVLILVWFAAAAVGGPYFGRVDEVSSNDRTAYLPATAEATEVQERLPGFTEGDAIPAVVVFSSGDELTQDELDTIADRLAEAAEQDVVVGEASPAIPSEDGRAVQAFIPLDSDADLGEATDELRAIVAQDLPSGVDVHITGPAGFTSDLVGAFAGIDGLLLAVALAAVLVILVLVYRSLLLPIAVLATSLFALCVALLTVWWLAKADILLLSGQTQGILFILVIGAATDYALLYVARYRDELVRTPHRWTATMRALRGSVEPIVASGGTVIAGLLCLLLSDLRSNSSLGPVAAIGIVFSILSALTLLPAILYALGRAAFWPRRPRFDPEAPDAGEGGGVWAKLARLVSRRPRTIWIATAAVLALGCVGVTQLQASGVPQSELVLGSSEARDGQEVLGEHFPAGSGSPASVVAPEDRLQDAADVLLAQDGVAEVAVIVDRSGLTAPVTEDGIGAFGPPGTPAPDPVVSDGDVLLQATLSDAADSLEAEETVRELRTSLAEEVPGVLVGGSTATDLDTNEASIRDRNVIVPIVLGVILVILMLLLRSVLAPILLTLTTVLSFGTAMGVAALVFNNVLGFPGADPAVPLYGFVFLVALGIDYNIFLMSRVREESLAHGTREGILRGLRVTGGIITSAGLVLAATFTALSVIPVLFLVQIAFIVAFGVLLDTFIVRSLLVPALATDVGRAIWWPSKLSRAER
- a CDS encoding GNAT family N-acetyltransferase produces the protein MTELTFTHDKTASRYELRRGDDLVSVLDYRDNGRTVALTRAFTNPAHRGHGYAAIVTERAVAEIEAAGDRTVLPVCWYVADWFEHHPSVPGCWRARASADRRTPRGERVPPIA
- a CDS encoding SDR family oxidoreductase, which produces MRILIIGGTGNISSYVTTLAVERGHDVTLLNRGNSDLPDGVRGLVGDAGDADSIASAIGDETFDVVANFRSFSPQQVTDDIRIFGGRTAQYLYISSASAYQKPIAQLPIVESTPLRNPFWQYSRDKIASEDLLVAAYRDSGFPMTIVRPSHTYGPSLIPLEGAWTTLQRMIEGRPIVVHGDGTSWWTLTHSRDFARAFVGLFGNPHAIGQAVHITSDESLTWDEIARLLGRALGVEPEIVHVTSEAIAREIPSMGPGLVGDKAHSVLFDNTRIKQLVPDWVATTPFSDGAREIADWYRADPSRQTVDPELDAAFDRLIAAHG